One window of Rasiella rasia genomic DNA carries:
- a CDS encoding DUF2723 domain-containing protein — protein MSDFNFDKWNKILGWFVFAVALLTYWLTVEPTASFWDAGEYITTASNLEVGHPPGAPLYQLLGAFFSIFAMEPSNIALTINLMSVFASAFTILFMFWSLTILLRNVVSKHSELTKSSYLAILGSAAVGSLAFTFTDSFWFNAVEAEVYAAAACMMSILFYCALRWEREMNTPRGNRWLVLIAFVIGLSFGIHFMGLLTIPAMGFLYYFKNYKTITVKNFIVANIVTVAVLLFIFKLLLPYTMKLFSGFELFFVNSLGMPFNSGTIIAGLLFIAIFFFGLRYTRKKNLAQVNTLLLCVLFIFIGFSSWLMLPIRANAGTVINENNPNNARELLAYYNREQYPETHLFYGPLFTEMYSGLDPENPYKDDKPKYEKDETTGKYIIVNKYKDATQNLDDNHKVIFPRMWSPEHNANYLEYTDGLDFTIKSGYRSEPRLVEAVANFKQAFKEGKVDKEDYNDFLQTYGQFFDIEPPSLWQNLSYMFEYQFGYMYWRYFMWNFTGRQDDVQGQLDDLHGNWISGIGFIDSARLGTQDNLPSDVKNNKARNTYYFLPLIIGILGLVFHAKNDMKSFWVLLVLFLFTGLALKVYLNERPFEPRERDYALVGSFYVFAIWIGFGVYALYEMLKDAITPKVALPVVLAVTTLAAPVVLAYQNWDDHDRSGRYTANSMGKMYLDSCDENAILFTIGDNDTFALWYAQNIEGYRRDVRIVNTSLFATDWYIDDMKKKAFESDPIPSQLTHDKYRFGTRDFLYFQETKEDTIDIKTWMNWVASDNPVTMVELESNQWAHTFPSKTIRIPVDKEAVLKNGVVDQKDADKIVPYIDITLKGNVIYKNRMMMLDVIANNNWERPIYFSGGSFGDDDYIWMKDYLQLDGVTYKLVPIRTPVDRSNPFDMGRVDSEKMYDIVMNFDWGNSGSPDIYHDTETRRNGITYRSNLARLAEALMNDKEFEKAENVLDLAMEKMPVDYFEYYSLLEPYVLGYYELGKTEKARNVYHQVVKKYQEKLLYYSGMKVKRQFGIADEIISDMEKYRGLVDILIVMDEESFARPEANKFNDYLKLFRHFYSPDEGMDLDKDIPLADPNAIDLPIDTVEQDNTDITPIE, from the coding sequence ATGTCCGATTTCAACTTCGACAAATGGAATAAAATTCTCGGCTGGTTTGTCTTTGCCGTTGCACTTCTTACCTATTGGTTAACGGTAGAGCCCACAGCTAGTTTCTGGGATGCTGGAGAATATATAACCACAGCCAGTAATCTTGAAGTAGGACACCCACCTGGAGCACCGCTGTACCAGTTGTTAGGAGCATTCTTCTCTATTTTCGCAATGGAGCCTTCTAACATTGCGCTAACCATTAACCTAATGTCGGTTTTTGCAAGTGCATTTACCATATTATTTATGTTTTGGTCTCTTACTATATTACTACGAAATGTGGTGAGCAAGCATTCTGAACTTACAAAGAGCTCATACTTGGCAATTCTTGGAAGCGCTGCTGTTGGGTCTCTAGCCTTCACATTCACCGATAGTTTTTGGTTTAATGCCGTTGAAGCTGAGGTATATGCCGCCGCTGCCTGCATGATGTCTATTTTATTCTATTGTGCCCTTCGCTGGGAACGAGAGATGAACACGCCTCGTGGCAATCGCTGGCTTGTACTTATTGCCTTTGTTATTGGGCTATCGTTTGGAATTCACTTTATGGGGCTGTTAACTATCCCTGCTATGGGTTTCTTGTACTATTTCAAGAACTACAAAACAATAACCGTCAAAAATTTTATTGTCGCTAACATTGTAACGGTTGCCGTTTTGCTTTTTATTTTCAAGCTTTTATTACCGTATACCATGAAACTCTTTAGTGGTTTCGAGCTGTTTTTCGTAAACTCACTAGGAATGCCTTTTAACTCAGGTACCATTATCGCAGGACTGCTGTTTATTGCTATTTTCTTTTTCGGCTTACGTTATACACGCAAGAAAAACCTTGCTCAAGTTAACACCCTACTTCTGTGTGTGTTATTTATATTCATTGGGTTTTCAAGTTGGTTAATGCTACCTATTAGAGCGAACGCAGGAACGGTAATTAACGAGAATAACCCAAACAATGCGCGTGAGTTATTGGCATATTACAACAGAGAACAGTACCCAGAAACACATCTGTTTTACGGCCCTCTTTTTACTGAAATGTACTCTGGTTTAGACCCAGAGAATCCTTACAAAGACGATAAGCCAAAATACGAGAAAGACGAAACAACTGGCAAGTACATAATTGTAAACAAATACAAAGATGCTACACAAAACCTTGACGACAATCATAAGGTTATTTTTCCACGTATGTGGAGCCCAGAGCACAATGCAAATTATTTAGAGTATACAGACGGACTAGATTTTACTATTAAGTCTGGATACCGAAGTGAACCAAGATTGGTTGAAGCTGTCGCTAATTTTAAACAAGCGTTTAAAGAAGGAAAAGTAGATAAAGAAGACTATAACGACTTTTTACAAACCTATGGTCAGTTTTTTGATATAGAACCTCCTAGTTTGTGGCAAAACCTATCGTATATGTTCGAGTACCAGTTTGGTTATATGTACTGGCGCTATTTTATGTGGAATTTTACAGGAAGACAAGACGATGTGCAAGGGCAATTAGACGATTTACACGGTAATTGGATTAGCGGCATAGGATTTATAGATAGTGCTCGTTTAGGGACACAAGACAATTTGCCAAGTGACGTAAAAAATAATAAGGCCAGAAACACCTATTATTTCCTACCTCTAATTATTGGTATTTTGGGACTGGTATTTCATGCTAAAAATGATATGAAATCGTTTTGGGTACTCTTGGTGCTCTTTCTATTTACAGGGCTCGCACTAAAAGTTTATCTTAATGAACGACCCTTTGAGCCGCGTGAACGTGATTATGCGCTTGTAGGATCATTTTACGTATTTGCCATTTGGATTGGTTTTGGAGTCTATGCTCTCTACGAAATGCTGAAAGATGCCATAACACCAAAAGTAGCACTTCCCGTGGTACTGGCAGTTACTACACTAGCAGCTCCCGTGGTACTCGCTTACCAAAACTGGGACGATCATGACCGTTCTGGACGCTACACAGCCAATAGCATGGGTAAAATGTATTTAGATTCTTGTGATGAAAATGCAATTCTCTTTACCATAGGCGATAATGACACCTTCGCACTTTGGTATGCACAAAATATAGAAGGGTATCGTCGTGACGTACGTATTGTAAACACCAGCCTCTTTGCCACAGATTGGTATATAGACGACATGAAGAAAAAGGCATTTGAGAGCGACCCTATACCATCGCAACTCACGCACGACAAGTATAGGTTTGGAACACGTGACTTCCTCTACTTTCAAGAAACAAAAGAAGATACTATAGACATTAAAACCTGGATGAACTGGGTAGCCAGCGATAATCCGGTGACTATGGTTGAACTAGAAAGCAACCAATGGGCACACACCTTCCCTAGTAAAACAATTCGTATTCCTGTAGACAAGGAAGCCGTGCTTAAAAATGGTGTTGTAGACCAAAAAGATGCAGATAAGATTGTTCCTTATATAGATATTACACTTAAGGGCAATGTTATTTATAAAAACCGAATGATGATGTTAGATGTTATTGCTAACAATAATTGGGAACGTCCTATTTATTTTAGTGGTGGTAGCTTTGGTGATGACGATTATATTTGGATGAAAGATTACTTACAACTAGATGGCGTAACCTATAAACTAGTACCAATAAGAACACCTGTAGACCGTAGTAATCCGTTTGATATGGGACGCGTAGATTCTGAAAAAATGTACGACATCGTTATGAATTTTGACTGGGGTAATAGTGGTAGCCCAGACATCTATCACGACACTGAAACCCGTAGAAACGGAATCACCTACCGCAGTAATTTAGCACGTCTTGCCGAAGCATTAATGAACGACAAGGAATTTGAGAAAGCCGAAAACGTGCTTGACCTTGCCATGGAAAAAATGCCTGTAGACTACTTTGAATATTACTCGCTATTAGAGCCCTACGTACTTGGTTATTACGAGCTAGGTAAAACTGAAAAGGCCAGAAATGTGTACCATCAAGTAGTTAAAAAGTATCAAGAAAAATTGCTGTACTACAGTGGTATGAAAGTGAAACGTCAGTTTGGTATTGCAGACGAAATTATAAGCGATATGGAAAAATATCGTGGCTTGGTAGACATCTTAATAGTGATGGATGAAGAATCGTTTGCTCGCCCTGAAGCAAATAAGTTTAACGATTATTTAAAATTGTTCCGTCATTTCTATTCACCAGACGAAGGCATGGATTTAGACAAAGACATTCCTTTGGCAGATCCAAATGCAATAGACCTGCCCATAGACACTGTGGAGCAAGACAACACAGATATAACACCAATAGAATAA
- a CDS encoding HAL/PAL/TAL family ammonia-lyase, which produces MIILKGTLEIDDFKKIILHEEAITIDAETMQTVADSFAFLKKFSENKIIYGVNTGFGPMAQYKIKDEQRIALQYNLIRSHASGSGAPIAPQYVKASLVARLNTLSLGHSGVHPSVIELMTTLINRNILPVIYEHGGVGASGDLVQLAHVALTLIGEGEVYYNGKICATATVFEKENLKPISVEMREGLALMNGTSVMSGIGMVNTIRTRNLLNWMVKASSAINEIVQAYDDHLSLELNQSKKHKGQRKIATQMREHLKDSQLTRKREHHLYNGLNTGDVFGEKVQEYYSLRCVPQILGPVLDTLNNVEKILVEEVNSANDNPIIDLKTQQVYHGGNFHGDYVSLEMDKLKIVVTKMTMLAERQLNYLLNSKLNDILPPFVNLGTLGLNFGMQGAQFTATSTTAENQMLSNPMYVHSIPSNNDNQDIVSMGANAALTTRKVIENGYEVLAIELITIVQAIAHLEVQNKVSTETKALFEAIGAIVPALREDEVLYPYIKQVKDYIFNTES; this is translated from the coding sequence ATGATTATACTGAAGGGGACATTAGAAATTGACGATTTCAAAAAAATTATTCTACACGAGGAAGCAATTACCATAGACGCTGAAACAATGCAAACGGTAGCAGACAGCTTCGCTTTCTTAAAGAAGTTTTCAGAGAATAAAATTATCTATGGCGTTAACACGGGTTTTGGTCCCATGGCGCAATATAAAATTAAGGATGAGCAGCGCATTGCATTGCAATACAATTTAATTAGAAGCCATGCCTCGGGTAGTGGAGCTCCTATAGCGCCTCAGTATGTAAAGGCATCATTAGTGGCGCGTTTAAATACATTAAGTTTAGGACATAGCGGTGTACATCCCTCGGTTATAGAGTTAATGACAACACTAATTAATCGTAATATTCTACCTGTAATTTATGAACATGGTGGAGTTGGTGCTAGTGGCGATTTAGTACAGCTTGCCCATGTGGCACTCACCTTAATAGGTGAAGGTGAAGTTTATTACAATGGTAAAATATGTGCTACAGCAACCGTATTTGAAAAAGAGAACTTAAAACCTATTTCGGTTGAAATGCGCGAAGGTCTTGCCCTTATGAATGGAACATCTGTGATGAGTGGTATTGGAATGGTAAATACTATTCGTACACGAAATTTATTGAACTGGATGGTAAAGGCTTCTTCAGCAATTAACGAAATTGTACAGGCATATGACGATCATTTATCGTTAGAACTCAACCAATCTAAAAAGCACAAAGGGCAGCGTAAGATCGCAACCCAAATGCGCGAGCATTTAAAAGATAGCCAATTAACCCGTAAGCGTGAGCACCATTTGTATAATGGTTTAAATACAGGAGATGTGTTTGGAGAAAAGGTGCAGGAATATTACTCGTTACGTTGTGTTCCTCAAATACTTGGACCCGTTTTAGATACGCTTAATAATGTAGAGAAAATCTTAGTGGAAGAGGTGAATTCTGCCAATGACAATCCTATAATCGATTTAAAGACGCAGCAGGTGTATCACGGCGGAAACTTTCACGGTGACTATGTTTCCCTTGAAATGGACAAGCTTAAAATTGTAGTGACCAAAATGACCATGCTAGCCGAAAGGCAACTCAATTATTTGCTTAATTCAAAACTGAACGACATACTTCCTCCCTTTGTAAATTTAGGAACCCTTGGTCTTAATTTCGGTATGCAGGGCGCACAGTTTACAGCTACATCTACCACGGCCGAAAATCAGATGCTCAGTAACCCAATGTATGTTCATAGCATTCCTAGCAATAACGACAATCAAGATATTGTGAGTATGGGTGCAAATGCAGCTCTTACCACCCGAAAAGTTATAGAAAACGGGTACGAAGTACTTGCCATAGAACTTATTACAATAGTGCAAGCAATTGCACATTTAGAAGTGCAAAATAAGGTATCTACAGAGACCAAAGCCCTTTTTGAAGCAATCGGAGCCATTGTGCCAGCACTTAGAGAAGATGAGGTATTATACCCTTATATTAAACAAGTTAAGGATTACATCTTTAATACAGAATCATGA
- a CDS encoding LpxL/LpxP family acyltransferase, with the protein MANKTTSHTVEANTWTGKSRGTVLGFKIFVFFIKNFGTKAAYALMHLPIPYFCFFSRKNVQGLSYYFRKRLGYSWLKSSLSIYKTYYRFGQTLVDKIAIPIGKKDHYSYEFDGEEHISEMLALGKGGILISAHVGNFEMAQYFFKKRNFDTAISIVITDQDHEDIKAYLEQFTKRDHVNFIVVKEDLSHIFEINAALAKNRVVCISGDRFLNKTKTLKAELLGKEALFPIGPFQIATRLQVPVLFVYVMREPKQHYHLYARKVKIERRDAQDLLNKFAKHLELVVKKYPLQWFNFYDFWDVQNDN; encoded by the coding sequence TTGGCAAATAAAACTACATCACATACAGTAGAGGCAAACACTTGGACGGGAAAGTCTAGGGGTACTGTTTTAGGGTTCAAAATCTTTGTCTTTTTTATTAAAAATTTTGGAACTAAAGCCGCCTATGCGCTTATGCATTTACCCATCCCTTATTTTTGTTTCTTTTCGAGAAAAAACGTTCAAGGATTAAGCTATTACTTCAGAAAAAGACTAGGGTATTCATGGCTTAAAAGCAGCTTAAGCATATACAAAACATACTATCGGTTTGGACAAACATTGGTAGATAAGATTGCAATTCCAATAGGCAAAAAAGACCACTACTCTTATGAGTTTGATGGCGAAGAGCATATTTCTGAAATGTTAGCGTTGGGTAAAGGAGGCATCTTGATAAGCGCCCACGTAGGGAATTTTGAAATGGCGCAGTATTTTTTTAAAAAACGAAACTTCGATACCGCAATTAGCATAGTGATTACAGATCAGGATCACGAAGATATTAAGGCGTATTTAGAACAATTCACCAAGCGCGATCACGTAAACTTTATTGTAGTGAAAGAAGATCTTTCTCATATTTTTGAAATCAACGCTGCCCTTGCAAAAAACAGAGTGGTTTGTATTTCTGGAGACCGCTTTTTAAATAAGACAAAGACACTTAAAGCCGAATTACTTGGTAAGGAGGCGTTGTTTCCTATTGGGCCGTTTCAAATAGCAACCAGATTACAAGTGCCTGTCTTGTTTGTGTACGTAATGCGCGAACCAAAGCAGCATTACCACTTATACGCTAGGAAAGTAAAAATAGAAAGAAGAGATGCGCAAGACCTTTTAAATAAGTTTGCCAAGCATCTAGAATTAGTAGTTAAGAAATACCCACTTCAATGGTTTAATTTTTACGATTTTTGGGATGTGCAAAATGACAACTAA
- a CDS encoding phosphopantetheine-binding protein → MSNLQQELKESIIEALNLEEFSPADIDNDDALFGDGLGLDSIDALELIVLLDKDYGIKLVDPEESKAIFQSVNVLAAYIEANRTK, encoded by the coding sequence ATGAGTAATTTACAACAAGAATTAAAGGAAAGCATCATAGAAGCGTTAAACCTTGAAGAATTTAGCCCAGCAGATATTGACAACGACGATGCACTATTTGGTGATGGTCTTGGACTAGATTCAATCGATGCGCTAGAATTAATTGTTTTATTAGATAAAGATTACGGGATTAAATTAGTAGATCCTGAAGAGAGTAAAGCCATATTCCAATCGGTTAACGTTCTTGCAGCCTATATCGAAGCCAACAGAACAAAATAA
- the fabG gene encoding 3-oxoacyl-ACP reductase FabG, translating into MEKGVQELKYALVTGGSRGIGRAICLQLSKDLGYHILINYRSNKNAALETLSKIESQGGKATLLQFDVANASETETALSLWQENNKDAVVEVLVNNAGTHKDGLFLWMKSNDWKQVLDTNLNSFFYVTQPLLQPMLLQRFGRIINVVSLSGLKGTAGQVNYAAAKGAVIAATKSLAQEVAKRNITVNAVAPGFVTSDMTAGLDEKELKKLVPLNRFGTAEEVAHLVSFLASKKASYITGEVININGGIYS; encoded by the coding sequence GTGGAAAAAGGAGTTCAAGAACTAAAGTACGCCCTAGTCACGGGTGGGTCTAGAGGTATAGGTCGTGCAATTTGTTTGCAATTGTCTAAAGACCTGGGCTATCATATACTCATAAACTATAGAAGTAATAAAAATGCTGCGTTAGAGACGCTTTCAAAAATAGAAAGTCAAGGAGGAAAGGCCACCTTGTTACAATTTGATGTTGCAAATGCTTCGGAAACAGAAACAGCATTGAGTTTATGGCAAGAAAATAATAAAGATGCTGTGGTTGAGGTACTGGTAAACAATGCAGGGACTCATAAAGACGGCCTGTTTTTATGGATGAAGTCCAACGATTGGAAACAAGTGTTAGATACTAACTTAAACAGTTTCTTTTACGTTACACAACCACTCTTACAGCCTATGTTATTGCAACGTTTTGGACGAATTATTAATGTCGTCTCTTTATCTGGTCTCAAAGGTACGGCTGGTCAAGTAAATTACGCAGCTGCAAAAGGAGCAGTTATTGCAGCTACAAAATCATTAGCGCAAGAAGTGGCCAAACGAAATATAACGGTGAACGCCGTAGCCCCAGGTTTTGTAACAAGTGATATGACCGCAGGTTTAGATGAAAAGGAACTAAAAAAGTTGGTTCCATTGAACCGTTTTGGAACGGCAGAAGAAGTAGCCCATCTTGTGTCTTTTTTAGCTTCAAAGAAAGCTAGCTACATTACTGGAGAAGTCATTAATATCAATGGAGGAATCTATAGCTAG
- a CDS encoding methyltransferase has product MKQKSIKAIDALEEAQRIALAPFVFQTAVSLRKLGVFNYIFDNRDSNGVSFNEISESLSIPPYGLGVLLEMAESAALVKKNEDERYELTKTGYFLNYDKTVNVNLNFTHDVCYKGLFHLQDAITNGKPEGLQELGAWSTIYEGLSQLSPQVQQSWFEFDHHYSDTIFAEALQQVYARKPKHIFDIGGNTGKFALQCLSNSEDIHITIYDLPGQLKKALANVQKAGFGARVSGTEIDWLAPNPKIAEGADLIWMSQFLDCFSEAEIVTILKTCVASMTQDTHLLITETFTDRQHFDKAKYVLEATSIYFTVMANGNSKMYPATVFERLIDEAGLKIEEDLKLGAYHTMLVCKKK; this is encoded by the coding sequence ATGAAGCAAAAATCTATTAAAGCCATAGACGCACTTGAAGAAGCTCAGCGTATTGCATTAGCACCATTTGTCTTTCAGACTGCAGTTTCTCTTCGGAAATTGGGCGTGTTCAATTATATTTTTGACAACCGCGACAGTAATGGAGTCTCTTTTAATGAGATATCAGAATCCCTTTCTATACCTCCCTATGGGTTAGGGGTATTGCTAGAAATGGCAGAAAGCGCTGCTTTGGTGAAAAAAAATGAAGACGAACGATATGAACTAACCAAAACAGGTTACTTTTTAAATTACGACAAGACCGTGAATGTAAATCTAAACTTCACACATGACGTTTGCTACAAAGGCTTGTTTCACCTACAAGATGCTATTACCAACGGAAAGCCAGAAGGGTTACAAGAATTAGGTGCATGGAGTACAATTTATGAAGGGCTTTCTCAACTTTCACCGCAAGTGCAACAGTCTTGGTTTGAATTTGACCATCATTATTCAGATACTATTTTTGCCGAAGCACTTCAACAAGTATATGCCAGAAAGCCAAAGCATATTTTTGATATAGGTGGCAATACAGGGAAGTTTGCGCTGCAATGTCTAAGCAATTCTGAAGATATTCATATTACCATATACGATTTACCTGGGCAGTTAAAAAAGGCATTGGCAAATGTGCAGAAGGCGGGATTTGGTGCTCGTGTTTCAGGTACAGAAATAGATTGGTTAGCTCCCAACCCAAAAATTGCAGAAGGTGCAGATCTCATTTGGATGAGTCAGTTCTTAGATTGTTTTTCAGAAGCAGAAATTGTAACCATCCTTAAAACTTGTGTGGCTTCCATGACGCAAGATACCCATCTGTTAATTACTGAAACATTTACCGATAGACAGCATTTCGATAAAGCAAAGTACGTATTAGAAGCCACTTCTATTTATTTCACAGTCATGGCAAATGGAAATAGCAAAATGTATCCTGCAACCGTTTTTGAACGATTAATCGATGAGGCTGGGCTAAAAATTGAAGAAGATTTAAAATTAGGGGCTTACCATACCATGTTAGTCTGTAAAAAGAAATAG
- a CDS encoding NAD(P)/FAD-dependent oxidoreductase: MDSSKLDVLIIGAGPSGCVAAGYLQNQGLNIRVVEKSKFPRFVIGESLLPRCMEHFDEVGLLETLNKQEFEKKRGARFIKGDAVCHFDFADTFTEGWDWTWQVPRDHFDKTLTDALEERGVPISFETEVTHVSFNADGSSETTVLLENGNKEIIKANFIIDSSGHGRVLPRLLHLDAKPRITKQSSIFTHVADKNRPKGIEGTLITFDIVAEDTWLWVIPFSNGMCSIGYVGPTQYLNSFTGSPTERLQEMMQLSSHYYDRFKDCDYNFAPVTLHNIAKSVTQLFGKGYALTGNSAEFLDPVFSSGVTFATESGLRAAKLIAKETSGMTVDWQTEYADYIAKGVNVFGTYVEEWYTGNLQKIFFEGTGNPEIKRQICAVLAGYVWDETNPFVKNHDRLVKTLAKVIDLEGAGTK; the protein is encoded by the coding sequence ATGGATAGTTCCAAACTTGATGTTTTAATCATTGGTGCAGGACCTTCGGGTTGTGTAGCAGCTGGTTACCTTCAAAATCAGGGTTTAAATATTCGTGTGGTAGAGAAAAGTAAATTTCCTCGTTTTGTGATTGGCGAAAGTTTACTGCCTCGATGTATGGAGCATTTTGATGAGGTAGGGTTGTTAGAAACACTTAACAAGCAGGAATTCGAAAAAAAGCGTGGAGCGCGTTTTATTAAAGGTGATGCTGTTTGTCATTTTGATTTTGCCGACACGTTTACTGAAGGCTGGGATTGGACATGGCAAGTACCACGCGACCATTTTGACAAAACCTTAACCGATGCTTTGGAAGAAAGAGGCGTACCTATTTCTTTTGAAACTGAAGTAACCCACGTTAGTTTTAATGCAGATGGTAGTTCTGAGACCACTGTGCTTCTCGAAAATGGCAATAAAGAAATTATCAAGGCAAATTTTATTATAGATTCTAGCGGCCACGGTAGAGTACTCCCTAGGCTACTACACTTAGACGCTAAGCCTCGTATTACCAAACAGTCTTCTATTTTTACACATGTGGCCGACAAAAATCGCCCAAAAGGCATTGAAGGCACGTTAATTACATTTGATATTGTTGCCGAAGACACCTGGTTATGGGTTATACCCTTTTCTAACGGCATGTGTAGTATTGGCTATGTTGGGCCTACGCAATACCTCAACTCTTTTACAGGCTCTCCTACAGAAAGATTGCAGGAAATGATGCAGTTATCCTCACACTATTACGACCGTTTTAAAGACTGTGATTATAATTTCGCTCCTGTTACGCTTCACAATATTGCAAAGTCGGTTACTCAACTCTTCGGAAAAGGATACGCGCTTACAGGTAACAGCGCCGAGTTCTTAGACCCTGTATTTTCATCTGGAGTTACGTTTGCCACTGAAAGCGGACTTCGGGCAGCAAAACTTATTGCAAAAGAAACCTCGGGCATGACGGTAGATTGGCAAACCGAATATGCAGATTATATTGCGAAGGGGGTTAATGTTTTTGGTACATATGTAGAAGAATGGTATACTGGCAACTTGCAGAAAATATTCTTTGAAGGAACCGGTAATCCTGAAATTAAAAGGCAGATTTGTGCGGTTCTGGCCGGATATGTGTGGGATGAAACCAACCCTTTTGTAAAAAACCATGACCGTCTGGTAAAGACTTTGGCAAAGGTGATTGATTTGGAGGGAGCTGGAACTAAATAG
- a CDS encoding beta-ketoacyl synthase N-terminal-like domain-containing protein: protein MKQKVYISAPGLFTPLGIGALHNFSEIKSGKSGIRYHKNASISSEPFYAAMIPNSVVDATFNKLGNPNVFTKLEKMMLVAATETIKKSLANISERTLLLVATTKGNVDTLSNKSNFGNSRAYLPELAQTVADFLEIKTTPVVVSNACVSGILAVAVAKKLVAYGVYDNVLIVSGDLISQFTFSGFNSFQALSDMPCKPYSKNRNGITIGEAAASVYISKVKPNKNAIEIVGDGSCNDANHISGPSRTGDGLLKSVEAALEEAALTPEQIDFISAHGTATMYNDEMEAMAFNRAHLQHTPLHSLKGVFGHTLGASGLLEAIIAMEMMNQETLLPSVGFDALGVSQPLQIIEKLKKQTIKTCLKTASGFGGCNTAVLFKKVS from the coding sequence ATGAAGCAGAAGGTATACATATCGGCACCTGGCTTGTTCACACCTCTTGGTATTGGAGCGTTGCATAATTTTTCGGAAATAAAATCTGGAAAAAGTGGAATTCGTTACCACAAGAATGCATCTATTTCTAGTGAACCATTTTATGCCGCTATGATACCAAACAGTGTGGTTGATGCTACTTTTAACAAATTAGGAAATCCAAATGTGTTTACAAAGCTAGAGAAGATGATGCTTGTAGCCGCAACCGAAACGATTAAGAAGAGTCTTGCTAATATTTCCGAGCGCACATTGCTGCTTGTAGCAACTACAAAGGGCAATGTAGATACGTTATCTAACAAAAGCAACTTTGGGAATAGCAGAGCTTACTTACCTGAATTGGCGCAGACTGTTGCAGATTTTCTCGAGATTAAAACAACTCCTGTGGTTGTTTCAAACGCTTGCGTATCGGGAATTCTAGCCGTAGCAGTCGCTAAAAAATTAGTCGCATACGGTGTGTATGACAATGTGCTAATTGTGTCTGGAGATTTAATATCTCAATTTACATTTTCTGGTTTTAATTCGTTTCAGGCACTAAGTGATATGCCTTGTAAGCCATATTCAAAAAATAGAAACGGAATTACCATTGGAGAAGCTGCGGCATCTGTTTATATTTCAAAAGTAAAACCCAATAAAAACGCTATTGAAATTGTTGGAGACGGCTCTTGTAATGACGCTAATCATATTTCAGGACCTTCTAGAACAGGTGATGGTCTTTTAAAAAGTGTAGAGGCTGCTCTAGAAGAGGCAGCGCTAACCCCCGAACAAATCGATTTTATCTCGGCCCATGGTACCGCTACCATGTACAATGACGAAATGGAAGCAATGGCATTTAATAGAGCTCACTTACAGCACACTCCTTTACATAGTTTAAAAGGGGTATTTGGCCATACGTTGGGGGCTTCGGGATTATTAGAGGCCATAATCGCTATGGAAATGATGAACCAAGAAACCTTGTTGCCCTCAGTAGGTTTTGACGCACTTGGTGTCTCCCAGCCCTTACAAATTATTGAAAAATTAAAGAAACAAACTATAAAGACATGCCTAAAAACAGCCTCTGGATTTGGGGGTTGTAATACCGCAGTTCTTTTTAAAAAAGTATCTTAG
- a CDS encoding 3-oxoacyl-ACP synthase produces MSKLAFMGAEFLLKSAKEATTEVQNTALVFSNKSSSLETDRKHQESIASETEFYPSPAVFVYTLPNIGIGEVAIRHQLQTENAFFVFESFEANFLQKYTVSLLREGKCNSALCGWVEVDKTENHGFFYLVEATGKWQHTEKNITTFYNKI; encoded by the coding sequence ATGAGTAAACTTGCTTTTATGGGAGCAGAATTTTTACTGAAATCGGCTAAAGAGGCTACCACAGAAGTACAGAATACGGCGTTGGTTTTTTCTAATAAAAGCAGCAGCTTAGAAACGGATAGGAAACATCAAGAATCGATTGCTTCCGAAACTGAATTTTACCCAAGCCCAGCAGTTTTTGTATATACTTTGCCTAACATCGGAATTGGAGAGGTTGCAATTAGACATCAATTACAAACCGAGAATGCTTTCTTTGTTTTTGAGAGCTTTGAAGCTAATTTTCTTCAAAAATATACTGTAAGTTTGTTGCGCGAAGGTAAGTGCAACAGTGCGCTGTGTGGCTGGGTAGAAGTTGATAAAACAGAAAACCATGGTTTCTTCTATTTGGTGGAAGCGACTGGAAAATGGCAACATACCGAGAAAAATATAACAACTTTTTATAACAAGATATAG